One part of the Candidatus Diapherotrites archaeon genome encodes these proteins:
- a CDS encoding metallophosphoesterase encodes METEKTSILTPSRENPPREATPASPDISRRKEELIAAADTHGLILHPDAVELLAQQDFHPILAALARDHTFFVSRVHVERKLSHSPAEDTLSNTLESTVSNPRPLATEYSANYKILHHLNYDGASESKGKALDFLQLFQDKYTFLSGELKARGYSPKSLGKIDRLGRDAEFDLVVMVTEHKPTKNGHILLDIEDLDGHAKALIPSNQDELIRKAGRITQDDVIGMKCKRARSGELLIVTDFDWPDLPQRKPKTSEVDLGLLITSDIHIGSKLFLRDWFEKFVGWTNGKVGSPSEQLRVGKLKYLVIAGDCVDGIGVYPSQINELEVKDIYEQYRQFEDYLLSLPEHLEVFITPGNHDPCRWHDPQPPVMKEFLPRLYGMKNFHFLPSPAWVEIEGQKTLIYHGSGLIGTMFALNISPTKPEEAIKELLIKRDLMSVYGTKHPYAPEPKAYMLVREHPDIYIGGDNHYNAYSQYRGTTIVNNGCWQTTSAYAASKGFINTPGRVPQFFFKDATLRESRFDKDAPLPLLEGMP; translated from the coding sequence GTGGAAACCGAAAAAACATCCATTCTAACCCCCTCACGGGAAAATCCACCTCGCGAGGCTACTCCCGCGTCGCCAGATATTTCCAGAAGGAAAGAAGAGCTGATTGCCGCGGCCGACACGCATGGGTTGATTCTTCACCCCGATGCGGTTGAATTATTAGCGCAACAGGACTTTCACCCCATCCTCGCCGCTCTCGCGCGCGACCACACTTTTTTTGTTTCCCGCGTGCACGTGGAACGGAAACTGTCCCACTCCCCCGCGGAGGACACGCTTTCCAATACCCTTGAATCAACCGTATCCAACCCCAGACCCCTGGCCACCGAGTATTCGGCCAATTATAAAATTTTGCACCACCTCAATTATGACGGGGCCTCCGAATCCAAAGGGAAAGCCCTGGATTTCCTCCAGCTCTTCCAGGACAAATACACCTTTCTCTCCGGGGAACTAAAAGCGCGGGGCTACTCCCCCAAATCCCTTGGGAAAATAGACCGCCTCGGCCGGGATGCGGAATTCGATCTCGTCGTCATGGTCACCGAACATAAACCCACCAAGAATGGCCACATCCTCCTGGACATTGAAGATTTAGATGGGCATGCCAAAGCCCTCATTCCCTCTAACCAAGATGAATTGATCCGCAAAGCCGGGCGCATCACCCAGGATGACGTGATTGGAATGAAATGCAAGCGCGCCCGATCAGGGGAATTGCTCATTGTCACTGACTTCGATTGGCCGGACCTGCCCCAAAGGAAACCTAAAACTAGTGAGGTGGATCTGGGATTATTGATCACGAGCGACATCCACATCGGGAGCAAACTTTTTCTTAGGGATTGGTTCGAGAAGTTCGTGGGATGGACCAATGGAAAGGTAGGTTCGCCCAGCGAACAGCTCCGTGTGGGAAAACTCAAATACTTGGTAATCGCGGGGGATTGTGTGGACGGAATAGGGGTATATCCCAGCCAGATAAATGAATTGGAAGTAAAGGACATCTATGAGCAGTACCGCCAATTCGAGGATTACCTATTATCCCTCCCCGAACACTTGGAAGTATTCATCACCCCCGGAAATCATGACCCCTGCCGCTGGCACGACCCTCAACCTCCCGTTATGAAGGAGTTTCTCCCCCGCCTCTACGGAATGAAAAATTTCCACTTCCTCCCCTCCCCCGCATGGGTGGAGATTGAAGGGCAGAAAACGCTCATCTACCATGGCTCCGGCCTCATCGGCACCATGTTCGCCTTGAACATTTCCCCCACCAAACCCGAAGAGGCCATCAAGGAATTGCTCATCAAACGGGATTTGATGAGCGTGTATGGGACTAAACACCCGTATGCCCCCGAACCCAAGGCCTACATGCTCGTGCGCGAACACCCCGACATCTACATCGGAGGAGACAACCACTACAACGCCTACTCCCAATACCGGGGCACCACCATCGTCAACAATGGGTGCTGGCAAACCACCTCCGCCTACGCGGCGAGCAAGGGATTCATCAACACCCCCGGAAGAGTACCCCAATTCTTCTTCAAGGACGCCACTCTCAGGGAGTCCCGTTTTGACAAAGACGCCCCCCTCCCCCTCCTGGAAGGGATGCCATGA
- a CDS encoding UPF0147 family protein, translating to MNKRFPAHTFIEPKPLTPFKHPLIGCDALTSAILIRVSPGTTYGKDVQEMKDRNLVFMAKSITTYKNDIDAIAELMDGVLEDHSVPRNIRGAVEDAKRTILSAQDDVALSRAIYTLDDVSNDVNLPAHSRTDLWTIISELEALKEKLG from the coding sequence ATGAATAAGCGTTTTCCCGCGCATACCTTTATAGAGCCTAAGCCCCTCACTCCCTTCAAGCACCCTTTGATTGGGTGCGATGCCTTGACATCGGCGATCCTTATTCGAGTGTCACCAGGAACAACCTATGGGAAGGACGTGCAGGAAATGAAGGACAGGAATTTGGTATTTATGGCCAAGAGTATCACCACTTACAAGAATGACATTGACGCCATCGCGGAGCTGATGGATGGGGTTTTGGAAGACCATTCGGTTCCCCGCAATATCCGGGGGGCGGTGGAAGACGCCAAGAGAACCATTCTCTCAGCCCAAGATGATGTGGCGTTATCCCGGGCCATCTATACCCTGGACGACGTTTCCAATGACGTTAACCTTCCCGCGCATTCCCGCACCGATTTATGGACTATCATCTCCGAGCTCGAGGCATTGAAAGAGAAGCTCGGGTAG
- a CDS encoding GTPase — MRFYSLPTPERLVEEAFTYARRRMPGKRLRTSTIQNRKAKVILKMELFIEYLDKQLHRMIISVPTFKDLHPFYQELLPETVNIVKVKQSVSQMVAVRKLLKKQLVQGRQRMHLTSPDALKQMDKASKSFFGRVANIMDSLGESVAIMNKANQLMKEVPDIRTDIPTIVLAGYPNTGKTTLLGRLTGSKARIASFPFTTKSLQLGYFQWKYHDIQVIDTPGLLDRPPEKRNPIEKKAMAALHHVANAILFVIDPTPTSGYPLAQQHALLMSLQKQFSLPFLLILNKTDAAAPADIKSTKDIFGDTLIEEGEGIPSPLRERVGKVLGLGV, encoded by the coding sequence ATGCGCTTCTACTCCCTCCCCACCCCTGAACGCCTGGTGGAAGAGGCCTTTACCTATGCCCGCCGGCGGATGCCGGGCAAACGATTACGCACGAGCACGATCCAGAACCGCAAAGCCAAGGTCATCCTGAAGATGGAGCTCTTCATCGAATACCTGGATAAACAGCTCCACCGCATGATCATTTCCGTTCCCACCTTCAAGGACCTCCACCCCTTCTATCAAGAACTTCTCCCTGAAACCGTGAATATCGTGAAGGTCAAGCAATCCGTCTCCCAAATGGTGGCGGTGCGCAAGCTCCTCAAGAAACAACTCGTCCAAGGGCGTCAACGGATGCACCTCACCTCCCCCGATGCCCTCAAGCAGATGGATAAGGCCAGCAAATCCTTCTTTGGGCGCGTGGCCAATATCATGGACTCGTTGGGGGAGAGCGTGGCCATCATGAACAAGGCTAATCAATTGATGAAGGAGGTGCCGGACATCCGCACGGATATCCCCACGATTGTTTTGGCAGGATATCCCAACACGGGCAAAACGACTTTGTTGGGGCGGCTCACCGGGAGCAAGGCGCGCATCGCCTCTTTCCCATTCACCACCAAATCGTTACAATTAGGTTACTTCCAATGGAAATATCATGACATCCAGGTCATCGACACGCCTGGATTGTTGGATCGTCCTCCGGAGAAGCGCAACCCCATCGAAAAGAAGGCCATGGCCGCTTTACATCACGTGGCCAACGCCATCCTATTCGTCATCGACCCCACCCCCACCTCGGGATATCCCCTGGCGCAACAGCACGCCCTCCTCATGAGTCTCCAGAAACAATTCTCCCTCCCCTTCCTCTTAATCCTCAACAAAACGGATGCGGCTGCTCCCGCGGACATCAAATCCACGAAAGATATTTTCGGAGACACCCTCATCGAAGAAGGGGAAGGCATCCCAAGCCCCCTCCGGGAGCGCGTGGGAAAGGTGCTGGGGTTGGGGGTATGA
- a CDS encoding CDP-2,3-bis-(O-geranylgeranyl)-sn-glycerol synthase — protein MPALWVYLFLTAAPLYLANSSAMVFGGKTPIDFHLTWRDGRPIFGMGKTWKGAGMGILVGTFSGFLLHYLFPAFTHGISPEYVTYSFLLSFGAIAGDAIGSFIKRRLNLKSGHPAPLLDQLDFVIGGLVFGLFLYVPTPLEAGILLLITPTLHSLFNRLAFMLKIKSVPW, from the coding sequence ATGCCTGCCCTCTGGGTGTACCTTTTCCTGACGGCCGCTCCATTATACCTGGCTAACTCCTCGGCTATGGTGTTCGGGGGGAAAACGCCTATTGATTTCCACCTGACATGGCGAGACGGCCGACCCATATTTGGAATGGGTAAAACCTGGAAAGGGGCCGGGATGGGCATCCTCGTGGGAACATTCTCTGGGTTCCTCCTCCACTATTTATTTCCGGCATTCACCCACGGAATATCCCCCGAATACGTGACTTATTCCTTTCTTTTATCCTTCGGGGCCATCGCAGGAGATGCTATCGGAAGCTTCATCAAACGGCGGCTCAATTTAAAATCCGGCCACCCCGCTCCCCTGTTGGACCAATTGGATTTCGTGATCGGGGGATTGGTATTCGGATTATTTTTGTATGTCCCCACCCCCCTCGAGGCCGGGATCCTCCTGCTCATCACCCCCACCCTCCATTCGCTATTCAACCGCCTCGCTTTCATGTTGAAAATAAAGAGCGTTCCCTGGTGA
- the sppA gene encoding signal peptide peptidase SppA has product MRRAPSSPQPVPDAKITPWPDERENTPPPSIRRGRGMRDWIVLIAAVILGIYVLGFLLLLLDSPGSGGNLFRGGGSIALIPVEGEITSSPGNGVTSYQEIIQSLDEASSNTSVRAVLLEINSGGGSVVATHQVVTRIREMDKPVVAWIGEAGASGAYYIAAAGNHIIADPDAITGSIGVISRQPKFYELLEKIGVEWVTIQTGELKDIGSPFRAMTEEERELFEQLVEESFLEFVKDIRSFRGDNLVEERFLEVLDGRIVSGRQAVLAGLIDETGTREYAILKAGELGGIEGKPNVIVMREERFTLGDLLFAMGQQFGKGFTSSAAGLDTPALSAR; this is encoded by the coding sequence ATGCGCCGTGCCCCTTCATCTCCCCAACCTGTTCCGGATGCCAAGATCACCCCCTGGCCGGATGAACGGGAAAATACCCCTCCCCCTTCCATCAGGCGGGGTCGCGGGATGAGGGATTGGATCGTGCTGATTGCCGCCGTCATTCTGGGGATTTATGTTTTGGGTTTTCTTCTCTTGCTCTTGGATTCCCCTGGAAGCGGGGGAAACCTTTTTCGAGGCGGGGGGAGCATCGCTCTCATCCCGGTGGAAGGGGAGATAACGTCTTCACCAGGGAATGGAGTGACATCCTACCAAGAAATTATCCAGTCGCTGGACGAGGCCTCATCCAATACCAGCGTGCGGGCCGTGTTGCTGGAGATCAACAGCGGTGGGGGGAGTGTCGTGGCCACGCATCAGGTGGTGACCCGTATTCGGGAGATGGATAAGCCAGTCGTGGCTTGGATTGGGGAGGCAGGAGCCAGCGGGGCCTATTATATCGCGGCCGCCGGAAACCATATCATCGCCGATCCGGACGCCATCACGGGAAGCATAGGAGTGATTTCGCGTCAGCCCAAATTCTATGAATTGCTCGAAAAGATCGGGGTTGAATGGGTAACCATCCAAACGGGAGAATTGAAGGACATCGGATCCCCTTTCCGGGCGATGACAGAAGAGGAGCGGGAGCTCTTTGAACAGTTGGTGGAGGAATCCTTTTTGGAATTCGTGAAGGATATCCGTTCATTCCGTGGAGATAATCTGGTGGAAGAGCGTTTTCTGGAAGTATTGGATGGTCGCATTGTATCAGGACGGCAGGCCGTTCTAGCCGGTTTAATCGATGAAACGGGAACGAGGGAATACGCCATTCTGAAAGCCGGGGAGTTGGGGGGCATCGAGGGAAAACCCAATGTCATTGTCATGCGGGAAGAGCGCTTTACTTTAGGGGATTTGCTTTTCGCCATGGGTCAGCAGTTTGGGAAAGGATTCACTTCGAGCGCGGCCGGGTTGGATACGCCAGCGTTGTCGGCGAGATAA
- a CDS encoding DUF92 domain-containing protein, whose amino-acid sequence MIPETALVVGAVLLVVIALVIHKRLLDLPGIFIGGIVALFVAERGGLGAFFAIILFFLVGESVTRFVRGKYRQKEHGTRSTVNIIGNVGPALLALIINPVPFSVGYFASLASAFADTLSSEIGGMSKDPPLLITTLKPVTPGTDGGITVLGLVAAAAGGIIFGILGYVLTQDVFWLAALTLAGIMGSVLDSLIGATLQKEGYADNNLTNFLSALIIGVFFALLF is encoded by the coding sequence ATGATCCCTGAAACCGCGCTCGTGGTGGGCGCTGTGTTGTTGGTTGTTATTGCCTTGGTGATTCACAAGCGCTTGCTCGACCTCCCCGGTATTTTTATTGGAGGGATCGTCGCCCTATTTGTCGCCGAACGCGGGGGGTTGGGAGCCTTTTTTGCCATCATCCTCTTCTTCCTAGTGGGGGAAAGCGTCACTCGATTTGTACGAGGAAAATATAGGCAAAAGGAACACGGCACTCGATCCACCGTGAACATCATCGGGAACGTGGGACCGGCATTACTGGCGCTGATCATCAATCCCGTTCCTTTCAGTGTGGGCTATTTTGCTTCGCTCGCCTCCGCGTTCGCGGACACCCTTTCCAGCGAAATTGGAGGGATGTCCAAAGACCCCCCGCTCCTCATTACCACTCTCAAACCCGTCACACCTGGGACGGATGGAGGAATTACGGTGTTAGGCCTGGTCGCGGCCGCTGCGGGCGGAATAATTTTCGGGATTTTAGGATATGTCCTCACGCAAGACGTGTTCTGGCTGGCCGCTCTCACCCTGGCGGGAATCATGGGATCGGTTCTCGACAGCCTCATTGGAGCCACCCTCCAGAAAGAGGGGTATGCCGACAACAACCTCACCAACTTCCTCTCCGCCCTGATCATCGGCGTGTTTTTTGCGCTGTTGTTCTAG
- a CDS encoding 30S ribosomal protein S15, with the protein MSEQSKTGQYVDYSPQEIEGLITQLANQGLSASQIGVALRDQYGIPHVKAITQKRVTQILTEKNLAGDIPEDLMNLIRKTVVLHKHMLANKKDMTSKRGYQLTVSKIRRRVHYYIQTNKLPAGWRYTPESAALLMK; encoded by the coding sequence ATGAGTGAGCAAAGCAAGACCGGCCAATATGTGGACTATTCGCCCCAAGAAATAGAAGGGCTCATCACCCAATTGGCCAATCAGGGATTGTCGGCCAGCCAAATAGGGGTGGCTCTGCGGGACCAGTATGGGATTCCTCATGTCAAGGCCATCACCCAAAAACGGGTTACTCAAATCCTCACCGAAAAGAATCTGGCCGGGGACATCCCGGAAGACCTGATGAACCTCATCCGGAAGACTGTGGTGCTCCATAAACACATGCTCGCCAATAAGAAGGATATGACCTCCAAGCGGGGGTACCAGCTCACCGTCTCCAAAATCAGGCGACGCGTGCACTACTATATCCAAACCAACAAGCTCCCTGCCGGGTGGCGATACACCCCCGAATCCGCAGCGCTGCTCATGAAGTAA
- a CDS encoding KEOPS complex kinase/ATPase Bud32 — MALSILSIGAEAVLEKVTLGSLVLIRKTRVPKGYRHPDLDARLRGERLGREARLMHAAKTHGVLTPLVYLIDVRKSAIYMTFIPGERLKHFLLKKHPASQKTAYCAQFGRMIATLHTHGMVHGDLTTSNVMVPFPSKTKPGNLVMIDFGLAFHSRKIEDLAVDLVNLKKTFSATHSTFPEGWTAIQQAYVDHGGKKAVLDQMEAVEKRIRYA; from the coding sequence ATGGCACTTTCCATCCTCTCAATCGGCGCGGAGGCCGTACTTGAAAAAGTAACGCTTGGCTCGCTTGTTCTGATCCGAAAGACGCGCGTCCCTAAAGGATATCGCCACCCCGATTTAGATGCCCGACTCCGAGGGGAGCGCCTGGGACGAGAAGCGCGCCTCATGCACGCGGCCAAGACGCATGGGGTGCTCACCCCTCTCGTGTATCTCATTGACGTGAGAAAGAGTGCCATTTACATGACCTTTATCCCGGGGGAGCGGTTGAAGCATTTCCTTTTGAAAAAACATCCCGCCTCGCAGAAAACAGCCTATTGCGCCCAATTCGGCCGGATGATCGCCACACTCCATACGCATGGTATGGTCCACGGGGATTTGACCACGAGCAATGTGATGGTGCCCTTCCCCTCCAAAACCAAGCCTGGAAATCTGGTGATGATTGATTTTGGCCTGGCGTTTCACTCGCGCAAGATAGAAGATTTGGCCGTGGACCTGGTGAATCTCAAAAAAACATTTTCCGCGACTCATTCTACGTTCCCCGAAGGGTGGACGGCCATCCAGCAGGCCTACGTCGACCATGGCGGAAAAAAAGCCGTTCTGGACCAGATGGAAGCCGTGGAAAAAAGGATCCGGTACGCCTGA
- a CDS encoding valine--tRNA ligase produces MPALEAKRWDKALEGPLLEQWKKAHAYAFDANTSKKVFSIDTPPPYVNTPVHMGHAATYTIMDFFARYKRMKGYEVLFPIGLDRNGLPIEMAAEKKFNVRLHEVDREQFLGMCQTVLNDASTASLDTFFRLGHSYTSWEIGGRVGDMYETDSVAYRTLTQDTFIDLWNKGLIYEDARLNNYCPGCRTTLADSEIIRGEKETFLTYVIFTASDSNEKLVIATTRPELLCTAAMVIYHPSDTRYTHLEGKKAKVPLFDLEVPIVAHPAADPTFGTGLVFMSRSAGDTDAIRFLIEMGIEPQSCINEEGLMTNVAGFLSGLKTKDARIRVATELKEKGLLDKQEKITHSVPLCERSKDIIEFITMPEYYVKQTHAKEAMRRIAEGLTFYDESSRKILVDWIQNIKIDWPISRRRYYGTEIPLWYCGSCRTPYVPTKGKYYRPWKEKCPAEACQTCGHASFTGETRVLDTWFDSSNSAAYILGKGRNDPFFQAHLPVTLRPQGKEIIRTWLYYSLLKHYLLHDAPLFQVVWVNYHILDEKGTKMSKSLGNVINPQDILDKYGAEPLRLWIATEGNISRTDLSCSYGRIEASGKTLTKFLNIARFISGLPTLNEGKELQPLDQWILTEMGRVVETCEKGFEDYDYYTPASSLRHFLWETFSSHYVELVKNRAYNENNAFTPAEQNGALYSLHYCLDTLLRAFAPILPLFTAHVYHTLHGEDVHTLPYPTAEHTYDISFSTQELMDLNSLIWKTKKENGLSLKSPIPHARIPARFAALEKDIRTAHAIQELAFGEPFALTLK; encoded by the coding sequence ATGCCAGCCCTGGAAGCCAAACGATGGGACAAGGCATTAGAGGGGCCGCTCTTGGAGCAATGGAAGAAAGCCCATGCCTACGCCTTCGACGCCAACACCTCTAAGAAAGTATTCTCCATCGACACCCCACCCCCTTATGTAAATACTCCAGTCCACATGGGACACGCGGCCACGTACACTATCATGGATTTTTTCGCGCGCTACAAGCGCATGAAGGGGTATGAGGTACTATTCCCCATTGGGTTGGACCGAAATGGGTTGCCCATCGAGATGGCGGCTGAAAAAAAATTCAATGTTCGTCTTCATGAGGTGGATCGGGAACAATTCCTGGGAATGTGTCAAACAGTACTCAATGATGCCTCTACGGCCTCCCTGGACACCTTCTTCCGTTTGGGTCACAGCTACACCTCCTGGGAAATAGGGGGGCGCGTGGGGGACATGTATGAAACCGATAGCGTGGCCTATCGCACCCTCACACAGGATACGTTCATCGACCTATGGAATAAGGGATTGATTTACGAGGACGCGCGGCTCAACAACTATTGCCCGGGCTGCCGCACCACGCTGGCGGACAGCGAAATTATCCGAGGGGAAAAAGAAACATTCCTCACCTATGTCATTTTCACTGCCTCCGATTCAAATGAGAAACTGGTCATCGCCACGACGCGACCTGAACTATTGTGCACGGCCGCCATGGTTATCTATCATCCTTCCGACACGCGGTACACGCATCTCGAAGGGAAAAAAGCGAAAGTCCCATTATTTGATTTGGAGGTTCCCATCGTGGCGCACCCGGCCGCCGACCCCACATTTGGAACTGGCCTCGTCTTCATGTCTCGCTCGGCCGGGGACACGGATGCTATCCGTTTTCTCATCGAAATGGGAATCGAACCCCAATCCTGCATCAATGAAGAAGGATTAATGACGAATGTCGCGGGATTCCTTTCCGGATTGAAAACGAAGGACGCACGCATACGGGTTGCCACTGAATTGAAAGAAAAGGGCTTGCTTGACAAGCAGGAAAAAATAACCCACTCCGTTCCATTGTGTGAACGCTCCAAGGACATCATTGAATTCATCACGATGCCCGAATACTACGTTAAACAGACCCATGCGAAAGAGGCCATGCGCCGCATCGCGGAAGGACTTACATTCTATGATGAGTCCTCCCGAAAGATCCTGGTGGATTGGATCCAGAACATCAAGATTGACTGGCCTATATCCCGGCGACGGTACTACGGGACGGAAATCCCCCTCTGGTATTGCGGGAGCTGTCGCACCCCCTATGTTCCCACAAAAGGAAAATATTACCGTCCCTGGAAAGAAAAATGTCCCGCCGAGGCCTGCCAAACCTGCGGCCATGCTTCCTTCACGGGAGAAACCCGGGTTCTTGACACGTGGTTCGACTCCTCCAATTCCGCGGCTTACATTCTAGGAAAAGGACGCAATGACCCTTTTTTCCAAGCCCATTTGCCAGTCACCCTTCGCCCGCAGGGGAAAGAAATCATTCGGACCTGGTTGTATTATTCCCTGCTCAAACACTACCTCTTGCACGACGCCCCACTCTTCCAAGTCGTATGGGTGAATTACCACATCCTCGATGAAAAAGGCACCAAAATGTCCAAGTCTTTAGGGAACGTCATCAACCCTCAGGATATTCTCGATAAATATGGAGCGGAGCCCCTGCGCCTTTGGATCGCCACCGAAGGAAATATCTCTCGTACTGATTTGTCCTGCAGCTATGGTCGCATCGAGGCCTCCGGAAAAACCCTGACCAAATTCCTAAATATCGCCCGGTTCATATCCGGGCTCCCTACGCTCAACGAAGGAAAAGAATTGCAGCCCCTGGACCAATGGATTCTGACTGAAATGGGTCGGGTGGTGGAAACTTGCGAAAAAGGATTCGAGGACTATGATTATTACACTCCCGCCTCTTCCTTGCGCCACTTCCTCTGGGAAACATTCTCCTCGCACTACGTGGAACTCGTGAAAAACCGTGCTTACAATGAAAACAATGCCTTCACTCCCGCGGAACAGAATGGGGCCCTCTACTCGCTCCACTATTGCCTCGACACCCTCCTCCGGGCATTCGCCCCCATCCTCCCCTTGTTCACCGCCCATGTATATCACACGCTCCACGGAGAAGATGTGCACACCCTTCCCTATCCCACGGCCGAACACACGTATGACATTTCATTTTCCACCCAGGAATTGATGGATCTCAATTCCCTTATCTGGAAAACCAAGAAAGAAAATGGGCTGTCCCTCAAATCTCCTATTCCTCACGCGCGCATTCCTGCTCGCTTCGCGGCACTCGAAAAAGATATCCGGACGGCGCATGCCATTCAAGAGTTGGCATTCGGCGAACCCTTCGCATTAACCCTTAAATAG
- the dnaJ gene encoding molecular chaperone DnaJ: MGKDYYDVLGIPRSASESEIKSAYKKLAKQWHPDVNPDSQSTEKFKEVAEAYQVLSDPQKRQSYDQYGSEAFSQGYPGGFSSGGYGDFADFFSSAFTDFGGFEDVLRQAFGGGSTGFGRPRENLNLRGEIELTFEEAAFGTTKTITLTRSVTCPTCQGTGSKTGKKETCTVCKGRGMEVHTQRTAFGMFQTSMPCSRCRGTGEMVKDPCETCKGKGIQSKKEDIDITFPAGIDHGQHIRLTGQGNASSTGKTGDLYVIVRILPHELFQRDGYDVFTEIPISYADAVLGGEIEVPILKGKATLTIPPATDPGRVFRMKGKGIPHLKGNAHGDFFVRVRVQVPSKISKREKELLEELRGLEKGPPTKSPKKKGFLGL; the protein is encoded by the coding sequence ATGGGAAAAGACTATTATGATGTGCTCGGGATTCCCCGCTCCGCCTCCGAGAGCGAGATCAAATCCGCCTACAAGAAGCTCGCCAAGCAGTGGCACCCGGACGTGAATCCAGATTCTCAATCCACTGAAAAATTCAAGGAAGTGGCCGAAGCCTACCAGGTGCTCTCCGACCCCCAGAAGAGGCAGAGCTATGACCAATATGGCTCGGAGGCTTTTTCCCAAGGATATCCTGGAGGATTCTCTTCTGGAGGATATGGGGACTTCGCGGATTTCTTCAGCAGCGCCTTCACCGATTTCGGGGGGTTTGAAGACGTCCTCCGCCAAGCCTTCGGAGGGGGAAGCACGGGGTTTGGACGTCCGCGTGAAAATCTGAATCTCCGAGGGGAAATAGAATTGACTTTCGAGGAAGCCGCCTTCGGAACTACCAAAACCATTACCCTCACCCGCTCCGTCACATGTCCTACTTGCCAGGGAACAGGATCCAAGACTGGGAAGAAAGAGACCTGCACGGTGTGCAAAGGTAGAGGGATGGAGGTGCACACCCAACGCACCGCCTTCGGGATGTTCCAAACCAGCATGCCATGCTCCCGGTGCCGGGGCACGGGAGAAATGGTGAAAGACCCGTGTGAAACCTGCAAGGGAAAAGGCATCCAATCCAAAAAGGAAGATATCGACATCACCTTTCCCGCGGGAATCGACCACGGCCAGCACATCCGCCTCACCGGGCAAGGCAATGCTTCCTCTACTGGAAAAACAGGCGACCTATACGTTATTGTGCGTATTCTCCCGCATGAATTATTTCAACGGGACGGGTATGATGTGTTCACCGAAATTCCCATCTCCTATGCGGATGCCGTTTTAGGTGGGGAAATTGAAGTGCCTATTCTCAAAGGAAAAGCCACGCTTACTATTCCCCCCGCCACCGATCCCGGGAGGGTTTTCCGTATGAAAGGGAAAGGTATCCCCCACCTGAAAGGGAATGCCCACGGCGACTTCTTCGTACGCGTGCGCGTGCAGGTGCCTTCAAAAATATCTAAGCGGGAAAAAGAGCTCCTGGAAGAACTGCGGGGATTAGAGAAAGGCCCCCCCACGAAAAGCCCAAAGAAAAAAGGATTTTTAGGGTTGTGA